One Mesorhizobium sp. J428 DNA segment encodes these proteins:
- a CDS encoding alpha-D-ribose 1-methylphosphonate 5-triphosphate diphosphatase: protein MPQEAVLRNAMIVLRDEVRPGAVLIRDGSIADISASSTTGEDLEGDYLVPGLIELHTDHLEGHYSPRPGVRWNAIAAVQAHDAQIAASGITTVFDCLRMGSDEDGGFDPHEMRLLADAIETAQGHDRLRADHLLHLRCEVSSPDVLDALEQFKTDRNVRLASLMDHAPGQRQFQTMEQYTLYYKTKRGLSDEAFERYVATRREQSARYSAVHRRAVAEHCRAAGVTLASHDDATLAHVDEAIADGVRLAEFPTSLEAARASHEAGMSVLMGAPNIVRGGSHSGNIAARDLADAGILDVLSSDYIPSSLIHAAFLLAEGEGAISLPEAVALVTSTPARTVRLDDRGEIALEKRADLVRVRHHHGLPTVRSVWRGGQRVS, encoded by the coding sequence ATGCCGCAGGAAGCCGTTCTCCGCAACGCCATGATCGTCCTTCGCGACGAGGTGAGGCCCGGCGCGGTGCTCATCCGCGACGGCAGTATCGCGGACATTTCGGCGTCGAGCACGACGGGCGAGGATCTGGAGGGCGACTACCTCGTCCCGGGCCTGATCGAGCTCCATACCGACCACCTCGAAGGCCACTATTCGCCGCGGCCCGGCGTACGCTGGAACGCGATCGCCGCGGTGCAGGCACATGATGCGCAGATCGCGGCCTCCGGCATCACGACCGTGTTCGACTGCCTGCGCATGGGCTCGGACGAGGACGGCGGCTTCGATCCGCACGAAATGCGCCTCCTGGCCGACGCGATCGAGACGGCGCAGGGACACGACAGGCTGCGCGCGGACCATCTGCTGCACCTGCGCTGCGAGGTCTCGTCGCCCGACGTGCTCGACGCGCTGGAACAGTTCAAGACCGACCGCAACGTGCGGCTCGCCTCGTTGATGGATCACGCGCCCGGCCAGCGGCAGTTCCAGACGATGGAGCAGTATACGCTCTACTACAAGACCAAGCGGGGCCTCTCGGACGAGGCGTTCGAGCGTTATGTCGCGACCCGCAGGGAACAGTCCGCGCGCTATTCGGCCGTCCATCGCAGGGCCGTCGCCGAGCATTGCCGCGCGGCAGGCGTCACCCTCGCCAGCCATGACGACGCGACGCTCGCCCATGTCGACGAGGCGATCGCGGACGGGGTGCGGCTGGCGGAATTCCCGACCTCGCTCGAAGCGGCCCGCGCCTCGCACGAGGCGGGGATGAGCGTGCTGATGGGCGCGCCGAATATCGTTCGCGGCGGTTCGCATTCCGGCAACATCGCGGCCCGCGACCTCGCCGACGCCGGCATCCTCGACGTGCTCTCCTCGGACTACATCCCCTCCTCGCTGATCCATGCGGCATTTCTGCTGGCCGAGGGGGAGGGGGCGATATCCCTGCCCGAGGCCGTCGCGCTGGTGACCTCCACGCCTGCGCGCACCGTCAGGCTCGACGACCGAGGCGAGATCGCGTTGGAGAAGCGGGCCGACCTGGTGCGCGTGCGCCACCATCACGGGCTGCCGACGGTTCGCTCCGTCTGGCGCGGCGGCCAGCGGGTGAGCTGA
- the phnE gene encoding phosphonate ABC transporter, permease protein PhnE has product MTMTTEITADMRDVAARYPTALEGSRRKQLSSLAGVGGFVLYLVFAWWFFSIGSVFANAKWDIAGAYLADWVSYEIRPNIDLRDDHLEVTFTRFDPLGPNGNPDWLVREKAMVVRGAASTGGSGGGASSSSGSFLGPVGGKTSVPSESVSPAAPSVRAAPISPTEEVVRATVDFSGAGTVDIRPDKVTVTRGDETLVLDIVQNEAVNAQGPLPSWASQRSPGDKVIVYFGVPGRAEIESDEVKIRHRFLGWANFVFDINSPFWGKSAGEVFDLIVSGERIDPSRTNLSLAWNNILYNAEWQHLDVWTKLLQTIVMAFAGTVLASLIAFPLAFIAARNIMPNRLLNQVAKRFFDFQRSVDMLIWALFFTRAFGPGPLAGISAIFFTDTGTLGKLYSEALENIDDKQREGVRSVGAAPAVVQRYGVVPQVLPVFLSQSLYFWESNTRSATIIGAVGAGGIGLKLWEAIRTNSDWENVAYMVILILIVVFIFDNVSTALRQRLIAPPTGPS; this is encoded by the coding sequence CTGACGATGACGACCGAGATCACCGCCGACATGAGGGACGTCGCGGCCCGCTATCCGACGGCGCTGGAAGGGTCGCGACGCAAGCAATTGAGCTCGCTGGCAGGCGTCGGCGGCTTCGTTCTCTACCTTGTGTTCGCCTGGTGGTTCTTTTCCATCGGCAGCGTGTTCGCCAATGCGAAGTGGGACATCGCCGGCGCCTATCTCGCCGACTGGGTGTCCTACGAGATCCGTCCCAATATCGACCTGCGGGACGATCACCTTGAGGTGACGTTCACCCGATTCGATCCGCTGGGTCCGAATGGCAATCCGGACTGGCTGGTGCGCGAGAAAGCGATGGTCGTAAGGGGGGCGGCGTCCACCGGCGGCTCGGGCGGCGGGGCATCGAGTTCCTCGGGCAGCTTCCTTGGGCCGGTCGGCGGGAAGACCTCCGTTCCGAGCGAATCGGTCAGCCCGGCAGCGCCGTCTGTCCGGGCAGCCCCGATCTCGCCGACGGAGGAGGTCGTCCGCGCGACCGTCGATTTCAGCGGCGCGGGCACGGTCGACATCCGCCCGGACAAGGTCACCGTCACACGAGGCGACGAGACGCTGGTGCTCGATATCGTCCAGAATGAAGCGGTCAACGCGCAAGGGCCGCTGCCGTCCTGGGCCAGCCAACGCTCTCCGGGGGACAAGGTGATCGTCTATTTCGGCGTTCCCGGCCGCGCGGAGATCGAGAGCGACGAGGTGAAGATCCGCCACCGCTTCCTCGGCTGGGCGAATTTCGTCTTCGACATCAACTCGCCCTTCTGGGGAAAATCCGCTGGCGAGGTGTTCGACCTGATCGTGTCGGGCGAGCGGATCGATCCGTCGCGCACCAACCTGTCGCTCGCCTGGAACAACATCCTCTACAATGCCGAATGGCAGCATCTCGACGTGTGGACGAAGCTGCTGCAGACGATCGTCATGGCCTTTGCCGGCACGGTGCTTGCCTCGCTGATCGCCTTCCCGCTCGCCTTTATCGCGGCGCGCAACATCATGCCGAACCGGCTGCTCAACCAGGTCGCCAAGCGCTTCTTCGACTTTCAGCGCTCGGTCGACATGCTGATCTGGGCACTGTTCTTCACCCGCGCCTTCGGACCGGGGCCGCTCGCCGGCATTTCGGCAATCTTTTTCACCGACACCGGCACACTCGGAAAGCTCTATTCCGAGGCGCTGGAGAACATCGACGATAAGCAGCGCGAGGGCGTGCGCTCGGTGGGGGCGGCGCCGGCCGTGGTACAGCGCTATGGCGTGGTGCCGCAGGTGCTGCCGGTGTTCCTGTCGCAGTCGCTCTACTTCTGGGAATCGAACACGCGCTCGGCAACCATCATCGGCGCCGTCGGAGCCGGCGGCATCGGCCTGAAACTCTGGGAAGCGATCCGCACCAATTCCGACTGGGAGAACGTCGCCTACATGGTGATCCTGATCCTGATCGTGGTGTTCATCTTCGACAACGTCTCCACCGCGCTGAGGCAGCGGCTGATCGCACCGCCGACCGGTCCGAGCTGA
- a CDS encoding IclR family transcriptional regulator: MKDGTNGETSRGGSIQAVEFALEILEYVARGQTSVGVSEMARAFDTTKSRIHRHLQTLVSAGYLIRNEETERYSISARLMALGQAVSESFELATAARDVARELRDQTGHAVAISQPENDGMRILLVMPSRSNIEIFVKPGSLLAYNSSSQGKISLAFGDELVFARVLSEPLEMRTPYTITDPEQLRREVEAIRKRRWAVGPNESMIGLNALAAPIFDALGSYVGSIAMTDSVQYIPETPTTDQVRHLLAAAAKISANLGFRPRK, from the coding sequence GTGAAGGACGGCACGAATGGCGAGACATCACGCGGAGGGTCGATCCAGGCGGTCGAGTTCGCACTCGAGATCTTGGAATATGTGGCACGCGGCCAGACATCCGTCGGCGTGTCGGAAATGGCGCGCGCCTTCGACACCACCAAGAGCCGGATCCACCGGCACCTGCAGACCCTCGTCTCCGCCGGCTATCTGATCCGCAACGAGGAGACCGAGCGCTATTCGATCAGCGCCCGGCTGATGGCGCTCGGCCAGGCCGTCAGCGAGAGCTTCGAACTCGCCACAGCCGCCCGCGACGTCGCGCGCGAGCTGCGGGACCAGACCGGCCACGCCGTCGCCATCAGCCAGCCCGAGAACGACGGCATGCGCATCCTCCTGGTGATGCCTAGCCGGTCCAACATCGAGATATTCGTCAAGCCGGGCTCGCTGCTGGCCTACAATTCCAGTTCACAGGGCAAGATCTCGCTCGCCTTCGGCGACGAACTCGTCTTCGCGCGCGTCCTGTCCGAGCCGCTGGAAATGCGAACGCCCTATACCATCACCGACCCGGAGCAGCTCCGCCGGGAGGTCGAAGCGATTCGCAAGCGCCGCTGGGCGGTCGGTCCCAACGAATCGATGATCGGCCTCAACGCACTCGCGGCCCCGATCTTCGATGCGCTCGGCAGCTATGTCGGCTCGATCGCCATGACCGATTCGGTTCAATACATCCCCGAGACGCCGACGACCGACCAGGTTCGCCACCTCCTGGCGGCGGCCGCCAAGATCTCCGCCAATCTCGGCTTCCGACCGAGGAAGTGA
- a CDS encoding TRAP transporter substrate-binding protein: MLTRRQLIVSTGAMAVTLAMPHVSRAAPIPMRLAHAANEIHPGHIAAVEFKKALEALVPGAIDITIFPNRQLGEDKQNLESAMAGTNELCGCSGVLFPLVTGRQALDAYQLPFLIKDYDHFTKVAMSDIGQKVLDDLAPAGLVGLQTTDIGQRHFLSAAKVVKSVPDFAGLKTRILPVPLHKAIWEGVGVSPVGMPYGEVYGALETKVIDAVEINVSSMLGENLWEVGKNFTLTGHYPWHNVIAMNKAVFDGLPEELQKAVREAGRASVAPTLEYTKTQDLTGRDELKAKGVQIHELENLAEMQAKVAPIVETWSAKDPLIAEFVSAARGMA, from the coding sequence ATGCTGACCCGCAGACAGCTCATCGTGTCGACAGGCGCGATGGCCGTAACGCTTGCCATGCCCCACGTCTCGCGCGCCGCACCGATCCCGATGCGTCTCGCCCATGCCGCCAACGAGATCCATCCGGGCCACATCGCCGCGGTGGAGTTCAAGAAGGCGCTCGAGGCACTCGTGCCCGGCGCGATCGACATCACCATCTTCCCCAACCGCCAACTCGGCGAGGACAAGCAGAACCTGGAGTCGGCCATGGCCGGCACCAACGAACTGTGCGGTTGTTCCGGCGTGCTGTTCCCGCTGGTGACGGGACGCCAGGCGCTCGACGCCTACCAGCTTCCCTTCCTGATCAAGGACTACGACCACTTTACCAAGGTCGCGATGAGCGACATCGGCCAGAAGGTGCTGGACGACCTCGCGCCGGCGGGTCTCGTCGGCTTGCAGACCACGGATATCGGGCAGCGCCACTTCCTGTCCGCGGCCAAGGTCGTAAAGTCGGTTCCGGACTTCGCCGGGCTCAAGACGCGTATCCTGCCGGTGCCGTTGCACAAGGCGATCTGGGAAGGCGTCGGTGTGTCGCCGGTCGGCATGCCCTACGGCGAAGTCTACGGCGCGCTCGAGACCAAGGTCATCGACGCGGTGGAGATCAACGTCTCCTCGATGCTCGGCGAGAATCTGTGGGAGGTCGGCAAGAACTTCACGCTGACCGGCCACTATCCGTGGCACAACGTCATCGCCATGAACAAGGCGGTGTTCGACGGACTGCCGGAGGAACTGCAGAAGGCGGTGCGCGAGGCCGGCCGTGCGTCGGTCGCTCCGACGCTCGAATATACGAAGACTCAGGACCTGACCGGCCGCGACGAACTCAAGGCCAAGGGCGTGCAGATCCACGAACTGGAGAATCTTGCCGAAATGCAGGCCAAGGTCGCTCCGATCGTCGAGACCTGGAGCGCCAAGGATCCGCTGATCGCCGAGTTCGTCTCCGCCGCGCGCGGCATGGCCTGA